A region from the Variovorax sp. V93 genome encodes:
- the hpaI gene encoding 4-hydroxy-2-oxoheptanedioate aldolase, whose protein sequence is MPAHNAFKTALATQQPQIGLWLSMADPYMAEVSATAGFDWLLIDGEHAPNDLRSTLAALQAVAPHRAQPVVRAVQGDTALIKQLLDIGARNLLVPMVDTAEQARALVSATRYPPLGIRGVGSAVGRASQWSARTDYLDIADAEVCLLVQAETVAALANLPQICAVDGIDGVFIGPADLAASMGHRGRPGHPEVQAAIEAAMRTIVASGKAAGTLTSDPKLARRYLELGCSFVAVGVDVLLYAGAARRLAADFSGAPPAEEPAPRAAY, encoded by the coding sequence ATGCCCGCCCACAACGCCTTCAAGACAGCACTGGCCACCCAACAGCCGCAGATCGGCCTCTGGCTCTCGATGGCCGACCCGTACATGGCCGAGGTGAGCGCCACCGCCGGCTTCGACTGGCTGCTGATCGATGGCGAGCATGCGCCCAACGACCTGCGCTCGACGCTGGCCGCGTTGCAGGCCGTGGCGCCGCACCGCGCCCAGCCGGTGGTGCGCGCGGTGCAGGGCGACACGGCCCTCATCAAGCAGCTGCTCGACATCGGCGCCAGGAACCTGCTGGTGCCCATGGTCGACACGGCCGAGCAGGCGCGCGCACTGGTGTCGGCCACGCGCTATCCGCCGCTGGGCATCCGCGGCGTCGGCAGCGCCGTGGGCCGCGCCTCGCAGTGGAGCGCGCGCACCGACTACCTCGACATCGCCGACGCGGAAGTCTGCCTGCTGGTGCAGGCCGAAACCGTGGCGGCACTTGCCAACCTGCCGCAGATCTGCGCGGTGGACGGCATCGACGGCGTCTTCATCGGCCCGGCCGACCTGGCCGCGTCGATGGGCCACCGCGGCCGGCCCGGCCACCCCGAGGTGCAGGCCGCGATCGAAGCCGCCATGCGCACCATCGTGGCCTCGGGCAAGGCCGCGGGCACGCTGACCTCGGATCCGAAGCTGGCCCGGCGCTACCTGGAACTGGGCTGCAGCTTTGTCGCGGTGGGTGTCGACGTGCTGCTGTATGCGGGCGCGGCCCGCAGGCTCGCGGCCGACTTCAGCGGCGCGCCGCCGGCCGAAGAGCCCGCGCCGCGCGCGGCCTACTGA